Genomic DNA from Gilliamella sp. ESL0441:
GCTTCCAGATGATGTAAAAACATTGAAAAAAATGAATTCGACATATCCGGAACAATAACACCAATTGTATTTGTACTATTTGCCTTCACCAAATATCGTCGAATATGCGATTGTTCTCTATATTGTTCGGCAATTGACAGTACTTTTTGTCGTGTTTGCGGTGAAATACGATATTTCTTATCCCGTTTATTAAAAATATGACTGACGGTCGTTGCCGACACGCCAGCCAAACGAGCAATATCATTGATTCTTAATTTATTACTCGTCATATTTCACCTTCCAGTCTATCTTGGCGTACGTTGTTGTTTATTGGGAAAAGTAGGATTATGATTTTCCGACGGATTTTGATACCAATAAGCTACACTTGAAATATCATCGCAACGTTCGTATAACCTGATATCATCATTGCCAATTTGTTGAAAAGCTAGTTTGATATTCTTATGAAAAGCGACTGGATCAGGTAAATGCCAACGATATAAGCCATGCATAGGAAGCGCATCATCACCAAAACCATGTACTGGATTTGAATCGCCTGTTTGAAAAAAGTCTCGTGTTGCATCACGATTAGTTTGATAAGGATAACCCATAAACAAAGTTTGGAAACATTTCGCTTTTGGTCTTCCTTGACTGTCGCGGTTATGGAACGCCCAAGCTCCACCAAAATAATCTTCTGAGCCAGTTGAATGTTGCGTTGGATAATCACTATCATCATCGAGATAGAATTTGAACTCCCCTTCTCCCCACCAATAACGTTCTAAAGCTGTTAAGGCTAGATATGTGCCAACATAATAACCATGCCCATTAACATTATCTAAAATAACATAATCTTGAGCAAAATTCGTAACTCGTTGACGGCGCCATTGCGCATGAAAATAAAGTGGTTGCTCAAACGGTTTTGGCATGATGGCATAGTTAATGGTAAAAAAGAAATGTTGTAAATCAGCTTCATGCTCATTGTGAATTTCGATTCTAGCCCTTTTATTAAATGGCATTCTGAAATAACTATTGAAACCACCGGTTGGGTTAACCACAATTGGCATTGAATTAATATCACACCGTGCTCCAAAACCATTACAGAAAAAATCCCCTATAGGGCTTTCAACCGATGGGACGGTTTCATCATCCCAATAAATCCGAATGACCACATCTCGCAATACAAAACTTCCTCGATGTGTCCTATCCGTTAAGGTAAACCACATATGCCTAATTTCAGCAGGCCCGTTAATTTCCGCAATAGTTATTTTTTCCCCTGCCGGAATCGAGATACAACCTTGTCCTTTACGGCTAGGACCTAAAGCACTCGCTTTCATACAAGATTTGCCTTTTTCACCGGTCATATTTTCAGGTGAAATAGTTCGAGTCTGTTCAAAGTTAAATTGTGTCACTGAATTGAATATATTCATTTTAAATCCTTAATATATTTTATTAAATTCTAAATATCAAAGTTTGGTAAATTTATGGTCAATTTTTTTGTTCTGTATTGCCTAATCTTTTATCTCGGCTTAAGAAAAAAATCGCAAAAATCATAAAGCCCAATACGACTAACCCCAGATTATTAAAAGTCGTCGCAGCACCTGCTGTATCGTAAACATCACCGACATAAGTTGAGAACAATATTACGCCGACTGAACCGGCAACTTGATAGCCAATTAAAAAAACAGTGGCTGAAAGACGTGCATTAAAATTATTATCAATATATTTAAATACAGAGACTAAAATGGTTGAGATTTCTAAACAATGCATCAGTTTAATTATCGATATAATAACAATGCTATTAACATGACCAGTTAAAAATATCCGGGAAGCCGATATGAAAGCAGCAAAGATAAGTGCATTTTTTGCACCAACGCGATTAACAACAAAGGGCACACAAAACATCACTGCCGCTTCTAAAAAAACTTGAAAAGAATTTAATAAACCATATAAACGATAACCATCATTTACATCGGTAAATTGTTGCGTAAAATAAACGGGGAACAATTGCTGATCATAAATATTATAAAGACTATAAGTACCTAGTACATAAATTACAAATATCCAAAATTTTTTAAGCGCAAACACAGAAAGAATTTCATTAAAGGTTAATTTTTCTTTCTTTTGAAACACCACACTCGAGGATTGAGTTAAGTCAGGTTTGAAATTGAGGTTCAAAATCATAAAACAGATACCGACTATCGACGCCGCCCAAAAATTAAGATGAGGATTAATACTGATCAAGATTCCAGCGAAAAACGTTCCTACTGCATAAGCAATACAGCCCCAGGTACGGCATTGACCAAATTCAAACCCAAATGCCCGACTAATTTTTTCACAATATGAATCAATCAGCCCCATCCCTGCAACCCAACCAAAACCAAGAAAAAAACTACCAAAAATCACACCGATATAAAAACTATGGCGTAACAGTGGTTCATAAACATAGATTAATGCAGGTGCGGCACAAGTAATAATAATACTTTGAAACCAAATAAGATGTTTTTTCAAAACTAATTTATCTTGATAGATCCCATAAAGAATCATAATAATTAGCGATATAAAATAGTTAAATGAATAAATAATACCTGTTTGCTTTGCTGTTAAACCTATTTCCTTACTGAGCCAGATTGCATAAAAAGAGAAAACAAAACTGCCTGCTGCGTAATACATAAAGCTATAACACGAAGCAAACCAATAAGTTGGCTTTTTATAAAATGCACTTGTCATAATTTATCCTATGAAGAGTTAACCACTAAGAAGGAGTATGAAGAGCTAAAAATTTAGCTTTAAAGAGTTTGTTGGATAAATGTGATCAATATCAAAAATTATTTTTAGAAATAAAATAAAATAAACGCCATAAGATAAAGTTATCACTCATAATTCTAACTACTTGAATAGCAAACCCTAATCAATTGGAAAAGAAATGTAAGCTAACTTATCCTAACAATTTAAGAAAATATGTCATATAAATTTAAAAGTTGGTCACCTTAAAAAATTTATTTGGATCTTGAATCATAGAAACAAGTTTAAACATTAATTTTTCGGAATATTTTAGACATCTAAAAATCTTAGAATAACATTCAATAAATAGCTTTTTAATGTAGCTAAAATTTTTCATTTTATAGTAATAGTAAACCTGCCTTATAAGCACAATAAAGCTAATCTGTATTACATATAGAATGATAAAGAAAATACAGCCAATTTGAACAAAAACATATATGACAATCGAAAAAGTTGACACACACCATTTAGCCAAATTATAACAACAAACAAAGGCTGTTTATTGACTTGTCAGTTATGTAAATATTTGCATAAAAAGTATAAAAAAAATTAGAGTAATATTATTTAACTCTAATCAATTAGATGTTATTTTAAGTTTAAATTTAAACAACTTAGGGATATTAAAAAATAAATTATGACCCAAAAACGAAATGAGCATCATAGGCTTTATCAAGTCATAGCTACAGAACTGAAAAACCGTATAATTAGTGGTATTTATCCGGTAGGCAGTAAGTTACCTTCAGAACGATTAGTTTGTGAAGAACTCAAGGTAGGACGTTCAGTAGTCAGGGAAGCAATTATAATGCTTGAAGTTGAGGGATTTGTATTAGCACGCAAAGGGTCAGGTATCCATGTTATAGGTAACAGTTCACCAA
This window encodes:
- a CDS encoding glycoside hydrolase family 172 protein gives rise to the protein MNIFNSVTQFNFEQTRTISPENMTGEKGKSCMKASALGPSRKGQGCISIPAGEKITIAEINGPAEIRHMWFTLTDRTHRGSFVLRDVVIRIYWDDETVPSVESPIGDFFCNGFGARCDINSMPIVVNPTGGFNSYFRMPFNKRARIEIHNEHEADLQHFFFTINYAIMPKPFEQPLYFHAQWRRQRVTNFAQDYVILDNVNGHGYYVGTYLALTALERYWWGEGEFKFYLDDDSDYPTQHSTGSEDYFGGAWAFHNRDSQGRPKAKCFQTLFMGYPYQTNRDATRDFFQTGDSNPVHGFGDDALPMHGLYRWHLPDPVAFHKNIKLAFQQIGNDDIRLYERCDDISSVAYWYQNPSENHNPTFPNKQQRTPR
- a CDS encoding oligosaccharide MFS transporter, with the translated sequence MTSAFYKKPTYWFASCYSFMYYAAGSFVFSFYAIWLSKEIGLTAKQTGIIYSFNYFISLIIMILYGIYQDKLVLKKHLIWFQSIIITCAAPALIYVYEPLLRHSFYIGVIFGSFFLGFGWVAGMGLIDSYCEKISRAFGFEFGQCRTWGCIAYAVGTFFAGILISINPHLNFWAASIVGICFMILNLNFKPDLTQSSSVVFQKKEKLTFNEILSVFALKKFWIFVIYVLGTYSLYNIYDQQLFPVYFTQQFTDVNDGYRLYGLLNSFQVFLEAAVMFCVPFVVNRVGAKNALIFAAFISASRIFLTGHVNSIVIISIIKLMHCLEISTILVSVFKYIDNNFNARLSATVFLIGYQVAGSVGVILFSTYVGDVYDTAGAATTFNNLGLVVLGFMIFAIFFLSRDKRLGNTEQKN